The genomic region TTTGAGGGTTTTTTAATTCGAGGAATTCAGAGCGCTCTGGCAGAAACACGAGGCGCAACGCAAGAACAGCGAGGAAAAAGCTTAAttctgcctccagctgctttAAGGTTTTCTGTGTGATGGGGCCTAACGTGACACTCAGCTGACATCCACagcaaaaaatagaaaatctctGAATGAAAATAACTCCTTGAGAAACATGCTACCCTGCAATCTTTGTCACTTTACGTCTTCTTCACCAGCTGTGACAGTATTAGAAGCTACAACTACATTTCACACTAAGTTGCATTCTAttaaagtgacaaaaacaagtaaaagaaCTCAAATAACATTCGACTTTAATGTTGAAATGACTGGGGGACGGACAAAATGACACTTAAATTGTTAATGCTACTTGTGAAGTGAACTGTGAAAGGCACATGGGCTGTAATGGGTGTGATGACTCGTCAGTTATCCTTGTTGTATCTCTGCGTAGTTCTTCTGACTCAACATTGAGATTAGCACAGAGGCTCTCTGGATGTTTAATGATAATTCAATCCACCTCTCTcatcccgtgtgtgtgtgtgtgtgtgtgtgcttcaggagaaagtgcagctgcagtacaGATTAACCTTCACCATGGGCGAGCAGGAGCACAGCGAGAGCGGCAGTCTAGAACAGTTTCCTCCTCCAGAGACGTGGGGGAACCTATAGCATTTAAACACAACCACAACCTGACGGACTCTCTGCTTTCAGACTTCCTTCACCAACTGTCAAACTCAACACTCTGCATACGCCCGTTTTTCCTTGGTAAACACATTGTACTTTCTTTGATTGGTATCGATTACTTTCCTCGGATTACGCTCATGCTCGGTCAGTGTCACGTGTGTATGCTTTGCTCTAAATGTGCGTCTAGGTCTAGTCTGCTGTGTGTGGCTGCTTCGACACAAACCTGCGACTGCTTCCCTCAGAGCTGTTGCAGACTTGTCACATTGTTTTTAACAGACAGTTAAAcaccaaatgtgtgtgtacttgcTCATTTGGTGCGCCTGGTGTCAGTTAGGATCAATTATCAGTTGCGTTTACCCTCACCTCTGCATGCACTTCCAACATGGGACACAATGTTTGCAAAATCCTGCACACCACGAGAGAAAGGACGTAGGCATCACACAGACTCAGCTCATCTTAGTTTGCAAAACAAACCTATACTTAATCAACgttgtgtggtgtgtattttgTGACGGGTGAATATTGCTCATGATTTCTTTTGGAACGACAGAGTCCACTTTTTGATTTGCACAGAATGATTTTTTTGATTGTACTGTTTTCCTGTCTTTTCTCCATCTTGTGTAAAAAATACTGTAACATCAGAGTTGTGTATCATCTGCCATATGTGCCTATTTTGCAGTTCTAACATTTATCTTTGAGCGTGTTTGAAtggatttgtttttctcatctgTTACACACTAAGTCTGCAGTTTGTCTGAGATACAGATCAGCTACATTATAACCTTAAATTCTTAATATATTCAAAGCATTTTCAGTAGAATATGAGTTGAATTTTGACTAATCTTTTCTTTAGCTTGTGATTTAAGTTAATATTTCAGCGTTTATTGGGGAAAAACTGAGTATCATGCAAACTGAGATGACCCCCGAGTGCTCTGAGCACAGTGTTTGTCTCAAACATGTTCAACTTGTTTCTGCAGTCTGCGATGCATGTCAGTCACGCTgaacacctcctcctccccacaGGCTCTCAATCACATTCCGCTGCACTAATCTCCAATACGACTGCTTTGTAAATACCAATGACGGCAGTCCTGTTATGTACATTTGAGTTGTGCAATGTGCAAGAGCATAACACTGGTAAAATATTCCAACTGggtaataaagttttttttcttggtgagattaaggcctgtttatttgtgtttctcCTCTCAACACATtatggctgaatccaaatgtccaccctcgcAGACTTTGTGTACGTACTGTGgattattaaatcagtgaagtctgcaccccaagcagactctctggaagtctgcagaaagtccgctggaggccccttgtggactggatgaattaagcgagatttatacttgtgccgCAGACCCTAGGTCGTCGTGAGCATTTATGcttgtgcagtggtgtctgtgtcaatctgcagttacacctccaaaacactagttggcggcagaggtttctgctaagtgctgtaaagtttagttgattcaaaacaaacaaaacatggcttaatagagacaatttcaaacacaagtacacaaaccgGCTTCTTttgttggacacattttccccaaaaatgcaacatgctaacgttaatagcacaagcctatggcattttacattgtataaattagcctagcgacaagcggagatttcctctgctcatatgaaaccaggataaatcacacacaagacttaaaatgctatttttgtggaggctttattgtcttcacaatttattgtttcttatctgtgaaattaaagtaaataaaagctttgtttccactgagggaaatggtttcagcttacagaaatagacaggaggtctgcgtcactgcgacATGTAGTttcatttctggggaggtgcaggTCAGGCTAGGGCGTAGGGTACGGTGTCAATTCagtgcagaagtataaatttcACCTTATAGATTTGGACAGCACTTTGCAAGTGCGATTAAGtccggacatttggattcagcctaaAACTCCACCACACAATACCTAAAGCTGCTGCCAGCCTGCAGGGTTTTAGCATCAATAATTCACAGACTACACAGTGATACACTGAAGAACTTTATTAAACTGTAAAAGAACTATTTTCTAGGAAAACTTCAACTGTCACTGCTGCACAGTCTTGCCCACACTGGTAAATAACTGAGTAAAGTAATCTGCGGCGGGTCGCAGGAAATTTCAATCCACACAAACTTGGACATGTGAAAGAAAAGCTTATTTATATGCATGTGACTTTAACTGCTGCTATGGCCACACAAAGCCTCTGCACAGTTATCCTTACACTGCCTAAATAATATcaaaaaatgaaggaaaatctcatcatggaaaaatgtttttaacccTAGTTTTGCTGCAGATCAAGTCTAACTGATGTTGTGGTTCACAGACTTTAAACACAAAGATAATAAACCTCAAACAGAAACAAGCCGATATACGAGAACTTACTTCAGCATCTACCTGTGATAAACCtaaaggggagaaaaaaagttaCTCTACAAATCCTATGTAGCAGCTCACGATACAAAAACAGCATGTTTGTACAAAAGATCTTTTTTCAAGGACATCAAACGAGCTTCTGTCAAACtaaataattaatgattaatcTGACTTTGAAGAAAAAGTCAAAAGGCGACAACCACTTAATAAACTAACTGAACCAGTCTAAATCATCTGATGTTTAAGAGATGAAGAATTTCTGAACAAAACAAAGCTCATAActgaaatgttacagtggtCAAGTGCCGAGGGCTAaacccaaaataaaaatcaagacTCACACGTCACTGATTTTGAGACGGTCTGTGGGAGTGGGtgtagtgtttgtgttgtgtgtgactGACGCACCGCTCACATCACTTTCTGCCTGCTGAAGGCGGTGGCGGTGGAGGAGCAAACTGGAACGGCGAGTGCCCCATCAGGCCCATCATGGGCTGGGGTGGGTTGAACTGCTGAGCCATTAAGGGCTGGGGACCCGATGAAGAAGTCGGGGCCTGCCCCACTCCTCCACCCCCTGACCCAGAGCTGCCCCTGGAGCTGCTgtactggctgctgctgctattgtTATTCTGGTACTGGTCGTATGAGTTGGAGCTGGAGCCGTAGCTGCGTCCTCCGTCCCTGCTGCTGCGATCTCtgtaagaggaggaggacgaggaggaggagcggtCCCCGTCCCGGCTGCTTCCTCTGCGGCTATCTCGGCTGTCGCGGCCATAGCTGCTGCTGCCGCGGCTGTCCTTGGAGCTGCCGCCCCCACCCACAGAGCGCATCCGCCTGTCACACTCGTCCTGGTACATGAGGTTGGGGTTGTTAGAATTGGAGCTGCCACGGAAACGGGGACGGCCACCTGGAGGCAGAAAAGGATGAGATAAGAGAGGGAAGACAAACAGAGGCCGTCAGACTGGCAAATATTGGTTTAAGGGATGAGGCACTAATGTTTCTCAAACATCATCAGCTGTATTTTATATTAGATTCAAGAGATAGTCCGGATCTTTTGAAGGGTTGTGTGAGGTGCTTTTCCATATTCAGTTTATACCTACAGTAGATAGCTGTCAGCATGCCCCCCATTTGGGGAAGCATGCAGGACTGTCACCACAGAGGCAAAGCAATATACTGCTGTGGgcagggcagcagcaaaacatattttagccaccatTAGAATCAATATTGGTTCAAATGTACaccagatacattacatttagaTTTTAGCTCATTTAACAAGAAAGAATTTGGTCGACTGCTGCCTTCATTAGTTTGttagtttgtattattgtgtgattttggtcGGGCTCAAAAACACATCACCCCAattaagaattttcctagtcgacaaATACTcttcatttagggccattagtcgactagtctcctgcatgtttacgatattaatgtaatgattaaatgatttattttgatggtttgagttgaaggtgtgagaaagaatagtatcagtaacattgttaacactgtgctacattacagagaaatacaaaaccgtactaatgaaccttcattaatataggcctatattttatctacaagtgcacgtcacacactgagcgagccgcctgttaatgacgctgtgggctaatgggcatgtagctacttccatgtttcagatgatacgtcatgtttgtagtcaaccaatgaagatgagtttacatatcaccttgggttcgtccttcaccttctcaaaatgatcccacactttggatttcctgcccgacgtgttattaactagcctgtggaataaccgcaggtaccagccctggaaattaacctgactcctgtctgactgctgagcgtggacacttcctgtgtctgtcctttcaaattaaatcccCACATTGTCCAGTCATATAaggtttaatttattttgacaaggtgcagctacTAATAGAGTTTCAGGTTTGCTCAGCAGCTACATTATTCAGTAAACCAGCAGGAAGTGTGtctcacctcctccccctcctccacgTCCAGTGTCAATCAGCTGCAGCAGTTTGGGATTGATGGCCTGTCGGGCCTCCTCCAGCACCCGGATCAGCTCACGGGCCTGGCGGAGGTTCCCCGGAGTGAAGAAGGTGTAAGCTGTGCCTTTGTTGGTGCTGCGGGCCGTGCGGCCGATGCGATGGATGTAGTCCTCCGATGAGTTGGGATAGTCATAATTGATGACAAACTTGACATCCTCCACATCTTGTAGTAGAGAAGGAGTGGTGTGATAGGATCAGTTACAGGGgtggaaaagacaaaaacaaaagtcagaaCAAAACTAACACTGgttaataaatcaattaatttacTCCATTGATGAATTTCAATTTTAGTGCTTTAGGAACTGGGAACATTTAGACAGACAATACCTGCAGGGCACCCACCATCCTCACTTACCTGGTCATGATCAACTATTTGTGCAATACAGAAttagaaaatgtatttacttacCATGCCAATTACACAACAGGGCTCAATTATTTAGTAATAAAGTACTTGCGTACATGCAAATAAGATCAACTGACATAAGTGATGAGAGAAGTTGCAGTGGTTTGCTCAAGAATTTGGTCAATAGTAAGCGAAAAGCAAATTTTAAGAGGCAACTGACCCTGAAATTGGTGACCCTTGCGTAAGAGACAGATTCAGTGGGCTAATGGAGGTTACTGATTAATGGTTTAAGAATAAAATCTTTCAAATCTTCAAACAAATTAGAGGTCTGTTTCTCATTACGGTTGACAAAGGCTCCAAAAACACTGCTGATTAGAGGAAAAACAAGCCTTGTTTTGGAAGCATAATGATGAAGGCTGGCGGAGGAGAAAACAGGGAAGGGGGGTTGAGGTACAGTACTTACCCTGAATCAGAGATTTAGTGATGGCTTACAAAGTTACCTCTCTGTCCCCCTACCCATCACCAGTCCTGGGAGGTCTGCAGGGGTAGGAGGAGAGCGCACAGGACAAAAGCAGTCCCTTCTCCCGCCTCGCCACTCCTCCACAACACTCCCAAAGCTGGAAACTGTCTGGGCCACAGCTCCAGCTGGACTGTGCTGGGGTGCAGTCCTATGCTATTGGTCTTACATGTGCCTCATCAGGTCATCCAGCCTCTTTGATCTGGTGTTATTACTGCCGAGTTTATGCTGTTTCTACATGTGTAGAGAAGTCTTTACTGGACTCTTTCATGTAACGTTTAAGGACCTTAAAGGAGAACGGAGGTATTTTCAACTCGGAcattattttctcatgtttttgtgaaaAGCCCTCTTTATacagcctgttcaaggtgggaatgtcGTGCTGTTATTCCGCCTCAAGAAGGacaattaaatgcatttaagCCAAATCAACATCCGCATAAAAAGGACAGCCGGCAGGATGGGACAAGTGAGACGATTTGACGACTTACTACGTGTGCGACCCACCACaaggagatttaaaaaggaGTTAGCAGCACTCAAAGGAGAAGAACAGCGACCGAAAACGTGTGCAAATTGCTAAAACAACGAGGTCCAGGAACTCTTTACCCTCTGAGCAGTGGACAAGTTTAACCGCAATATAACAGAGACTCTGCTGAGGCATATGCTCTATGTCCCATTCgaggccgacgctgttgtgttCCATGTCACCATTCTTTCGTTTTCACCGTTTTCTTCCTGCGAAATGAGAATTCTGCTTCAGCGAGACACCAAAATAAGCACAAAgtacagaaaaacatttcactTCTCTGTGGGGTCTTTTCCGAACGCTGTCAGACACTCACagcaacaatctgagcctgtttgTGGCAAAAACGAACACTTATAGTGGACGTGAATTGACGGGGCGAACACGCCTGAAGTGTTTACATTGCGGCCTGTTTTGCTCCTCCTGGATGCAACCTTCTCTGTCACTACTGGACCGATTTGAAAAGTTAAAACTGCTTTTGAGTCACTAAAAAAGtacccaggttgaaaaataccagagtTCTCCTTAAAGCCCTTGTATAAACGACTTATTCTGGCAGTGACAAATAACTTCTTATTGTGATGTAGAGCTGTGGGAGGTTTTCTTAAGGGCTTTGTTGGTCTTTGATTGGTGCTGATTGTTCCAAATGCCTTCCAGGTTCACTTCCAATGGCAGTGATATCAACGAGCCCACCTTTTCAAGTTCAGTAACAAGAAACAGACACTAAGGAGAAGCCGTGTGTGGTTTTCTCTAAGAGGGACCTGAGAGTGGGCTCTGCCAGGGAGTCCTGACAGTTTGTGCTAGTCCTCATGGAGGGATTTAGTGAGTCATGAAGAGCTCGTGAGTTATTTACACACTGGACTGGTGGTCTGGTATGATGTGTACAAAGAAAAAATGTCTTAAGTGTTAGAGACAAAAGGGGGGTTGAAAGAAGGACGCACAGTAGATTTGGGGAAAGGGGGTAGGGGGACAAAAAGGACAGGGGTCAGCAATGGttcaaagaaaacaacaagaaGATAACAGAGGACCGAGAGAGGGGGTTGAAAGGGTAAAGGTGGTACAAAGAGGTAGAGAGAAgagatgaaagagagaaagatggaaaCATTTAGGAAATTAGCAAAAGAGAGATGACAGAGAACGACAGCAGGAAAAGGAAAGATGATGTGTGAGAGgctgagagacagaaaggacagagagaaagggaagaagAGGAGCGAAAGGGAGGGAAATCGATTATAGAGAGGTGGCTCCTCCAGGCCAGGACTCCTGCCAGCCAGGACCAGACATGACGTCCGCAGAGGGAGAGGCCGGCCGGCACAGCCAGTGGTGGGGGGTGTCAGGGGCTGGCATCAGGGGGCAGTTCAGAGGGGAGCCTCCAGCATAGCCGTCCATGCCTCGGCTTTGGCTGCTTTCCGCCCTCACTTCCTGGCAGTTGTCTCTGTCTTCTTGTGACGCACCACTGTATCTCAGCTTCACAAAACTTATATATCATCTATCAGACTATATCTGATAGATATCTGTGGGACCAATTTAGATGGAAATTTTGCTGTCCAAAGTTTGTTACTGGGATTGGAAATCTCCTCAAGGGCTGTGCAAAAAGTTTTCTTAATCCATATCCCATCAGGGCGAATACAAGGATATTTAAAACTTTGTTAAAAAGTCTCTGAGTTAATTTAATCAGCAAATGTTGGGGTGCGTCACTGTGATGATGGCATGGCTGAAGGGAGCCCACCCTCCTCCATACCCCCCTCTTCGCCCTCTCACCTGACAGCCGCCCCCGACCCTAGGATCAAATTTGGAAGCCCAGCAGCACCCCGCGCTCGCTCGCCAACCCCCCCCTTCGTCGCCCAGGCAGCCAGTGTCCTGGAAGGGGGGAGAGTTTTGTTTGTGGGCTCTGTTCTAGGTTTTCAGCGGAGATGGCTGTGTCTGGGACTGATTAATCAGGCCGTCTCTCTCCCCAAGTCAGCTTTCGATTTGTCATGCCTAGGTCCGGCTGCAGGCTCCCGAGGGCCTGTGTGCTTCTAGTTGCCGGAGGAGAGActtggaaacaaaaaaacaaaacaaaacaaagaaaaacaaaatgaaaagaaaacaaatgaacataGAATTAGGTTAAAGTTTGATTGCCATCCTGTAAGGGGCTGCTGCACTAGCCTCACCCCTTACATCTTCACACTTTATTCAACATCATTCCtatgttcagtgtttttctgtgttattCAATAGAACAAAGTGGCTTAAATCTTCACAGGAAACCTTCAAATATGATAAACTTCTGAGATACGCAGTTTATCTGAGAAGCATCATATGTTCTTTGGAAGAAAAGTATGTGTTTGTAGTTGACTTTTGATCATAAATCTACTCTAAATAAACATGCAGTGAGGCTTCTGATCATTATATAATgaccatcattattattataaatattaagAGGTCAAATATCTTGTATGTGTACCCTATCAGTGTGTGGTTATACTGAGGAAATCATTTGCACTGCACTTGAGCACACAGGACATACCCAGACCACGCGAGGCCACGTCAGTAGCGATGAGGATGGGAGCTTTGCCGCTACGGAACTCTGCAACaccagacaaagaaaagaagatgAGCAGCTGAACATTATCTTTAAAGAGAGAACACAGACTTGTACAAGTGCCAGTGCATTGTACCCGTTAACACCCAGTCTCTCTCTGGTTGGCTCTTGTCACCATGAATGCACATCGCTGGCCACCTGGAAGAGAGACAAGCAAGCTGTCACATAAATGTAGATTTAACCAGTTATTATCACTAtgatgttatattattttaaatgatCCGTTCTTAATCCCTGAAAGGAACTGCATTCCTTCCTGTTCCCACAAACTTTTGGGTCGGATGCAGCACATGATGACCACGTTCAAACTGTATAGAATCCCATCATCACTCACCCATCACGTCTCATTCTGCGTGTGAGATCGTCACATCGTTTCTTGGTCTCCACAAAGATAATGGTCTTGTTCTCCTTCTCAGCCATGATTTCCTCCATCAGCTGGATCAAtctgaggaaagaaaaaaacattatcatAACATTTACAAGGTGTACATGTATATATTGTACTTAAAAACAGAGACCACgatcattaaattaaaattaaaaatgacaggAAAGACATACATTAAACAGGAAAGAGAGTAAACCCCAAACAAACTGCAAGGGATCGTACACATGCCATGCCTTTAGACACCTGGAAAACACGCGGTTCGGgtgctgggcgctactcttctgccttttttgtgtcactaagcaaccttaacaagcaccgtGTAGcatccgtgggacagatgtaaagctctgggtagcgactgatatttacggaagaagggaaggATATCTGTCagttgtgattggttgttcctcgtcacatgacatgctgtGTGCGATGCTACGTTTCAAAAGTTTAACTTGGTTTATCTCGAAGCACAGCTGTCGTGCCCTGACAAATGGGCGCTCAGGAACATGTGCACGCCGCGGCggaaacaatgaatttgagccacaaaaatgcagcatgtgtacggccccgaATAAACCAAAGCACTTACTTGTGGTCCTTTTCACTCTCCATACAGACATCAACTATCTGAAGGATGTTGTGGTTGGCGCTGAGTTCCAGTGCTCCGACATTGATTTGGACGTAGTCTTTTAAAAAGTCCTCGGCCAGCTGGCGAACCTCTTTAGGCCAGGTGGCGCTCCACATCAGGGTCTGTCTGTCGGGCTGAGGGCAAAGAGCACACAttacatacacaaaaacaagcGATGACACAAAGATACTAAAATGACTGCTGCATCTTTCAATACATGAGCTGTGTCTCTGTtggtaaaaacacaaacactaatATTCTATAAAAAGGGTACCCTGATCTGGTCCACAATCTTGCGAATCTGTGGCTCAAAACCCATGTCCAGCATGCGGTCAGCTTCATCCAGAACCAAGTATGTGCAGCGTCGCAGGTTGGTCTTTCCAGCCTCAAGGAAATCAATCAGACGGCCCGGAGTAGCGATGCAGATCTCAACACCTAGGAGAGGCAAACTCACAGACTAACTAAATTTGGATTTCAatggaaaataaactgtttcAGCCGACTCAgacaattaaaatgaaaagaaaaatcaaatggGACACAAATCCTAACAGTAAATACACTAACCTCTCTCCAAGTCTCTGATTTGAGGTCCCTTGGGAGCACCTCCGTACACACAAGTGCTTTTGATGCGGGAGGATTTTCCGTAGTCGTATGCCACCTGCTGGACCTGCTGCGCCAGTTCTCTTGTGGGGGCCAGCACCAAACACTGCAGAGCACACATATAACACTTTAACAATCCACTATTTAGTGTATTAGATATTTTTATAATGCTATCACGGCTTTAAAAATCATTCATGTGAACTCTAAAATGTGTGTGATTCTTTTCTCTTTACGTACAATGGGTCCATCTCCGCGCTCCAAGTAGGGCTGATGATTGATGTGCACAATGGCAGGTAGGAGGTACTGTAAAAGAGATTGGTGGGttatgctgctgtgttgtgttgtgtattAATCTTTGCAATTACAGTCACAGGAAGACATGTGTCTAACCGATAAGGTCTTCCCAGAGCCAGTCTGAGCAATGCCCACAAGGTCTCTCCCACTCAGGGCCAGGGGGAAACCTTGAGCCTGGATGGCTGTGGGCTCCTTGAAATTCTGCTGCATCAGGACGTCCATTACATATTCTAGATGAAGAGGCAGATCAGGAGTTATTCTACTTGTTTCTATAGCAACAGATGTAGCTGCTGTGCATGTGTAGGAATCCATGTATGCATGTGCTTACGGGGAAACTGTGCCTGGTGGAAGTTGGTGATAGGCTTTGGGCAGCCTGAACCTCGAACAGTGATTTCTTTCTTCCTGCAATACTCCTCAACATCATACTGAAAGCACAAGACAACAACAAGTGTGAAGAACCAACTGAACAGCACTCTGAGTTAATCTGTTACTCTACTCATGTCTTACATAATGTACGTGCATCAAAGATCAGGCTGAGATATTGTGGGAATACCTGGCTCATTCGCTGCACTTCCAGGTGTTCATTATAAAAGTTCTTCTCAAACTTGGGAAGCTCATCCAGATCCCATCTCTTCTTTCGTAGACGGTCCCCGGGGTTTCCAAACTTTCTACCCGGTGGGGGGCCGCCTCTGCTGGACCCGAAACGAGGGCTTCTGCAACATGGACAGACACATGTTGTGTAACGTTAGCCAACTTTACGACACATTAAAGGCGTACAATATTGTCAGTATCACTGTTAACCGCAACCATGGAACGAAAGCCTTATGTAATGACATCTACCTGTTTGCGCTAGCTCacatgctaactgttagcttacTCGACTGTGTTGATTACCTAGTTACTTACCCTCTGTCACGGCCACGGTCTCGATCTCTGTCTCCGTATGAACCTCTCATTTTGCAGAAACTCTTTTATCTGACAGGTGAAGCAGTTATTTAATGTTGCCTTTCGGTCAGTAAAGCCTTTTACGAACAGGTTCGCTAACGGTACCGACTCAGGCCTAGCTCTAAAACAAACCACCGAATTGTTAGCTAACTaatgctaacgttaacgttattTTTAAACGCTGACTGGGTGAGGAAACTGTCGCTTTCTCCAAGGCTTGTTGAAAAGTGAAATATCACACCAAATAATGCGTTAGAGTGTAAGTTTAACCTTAAGTTAAGCTCAACTGACACGAAAAAGGTGCAGTAAGCTATGTTGTTGTTAGCATAGCGCAGCGAGCGCACGAGTGGCGAGCAGAAGctactctgattggctggctgtCTTGGAGGCCCCGCCCCCTCATGTATGATTGACATCCTCATGTTGTCAGTcctttttctttaatatttatttatttatttatttattgtccgCTTTAGCACAGACTGAATATCTGTTCAgtagaaaagaaaggaaagaaatatatattttgtatttttttgtttcaagaTGGCGCCCTCTAGTTCTGTATTCTTTGAGTACAGGTTGTCAACAAGTATGAGATACTTACATTTAATccttttaagacctttttaaatttttaaaaagttttttttttttttttaaattaaccacAATGATCGTTTTCTTGTTAAAGTATTGCGGGTTAATAAAATTTTTGAGGTACCatgcaaaaat from Epinephelus moara isolate mb chromosome 18, YSFRI_EMoa_1.0, whole genome shotgun sequence harbors:
- the LOC126405931 gene encoding probable ATP-dependent RNA helicase DDX17 → MRGSYGDRDRDRGRDRGSPRFGSSRGGPPPGRKFGNPGDRLRKKRWDLDELPKFEKNFYNEHLEVQRMSQYDVEEYCRKKEITVRGSGCPKPITNFHQAQFPQYVMDVLMQQNFKEPTAIQAQGFPLALSGRDLVGIAQTGSGKTLSYLLPAIVHINHQPYLERGDGPICLVLAPTRELAQQVQQVAYDYGKSSRIKSTCVYGGAPKGPQIRDLERGVEICIATPGRLIDFLEAGKTNLRRCTYLVLDEADRMLDMGFEPQIRKIVDQIRPDRQTLMWSATWPKEVRQLAEDFLKDYVQINVGALELSANHNILQIVDVCMESEKDHKLIQLMEEIMAEKENKTIIFVETKKRCDDLTRRMRRDGWPAMCIHGDKSQPERDWVLTEFRSGKAPILIATDVASRGLDVEDVKFVINYDYPNSSEDYIHRIGRTARSTNKGTAYTFFTPGNLRQARELIRVLEEARQAINPKLLQLIDTGRGGGGGGGRPRFRGSSNSNNPNLMYQDECDRRMRSVGGGGSSKDSRGSSSYGRDSRDSRRGSSRDGDRSSSSSSSSYRDRSSRDGGRSYGSSSNSYDQYQNNNSSSSQYSSSRGSSGSGGGGVGQAPTSSSGPQPLMAQQFNPPQPMMGLMGHSPFQFAPPPPPPSAGRK